CGGGAAGGCGAAGATCAGCGGTCCGGCCGCGCTGATGCGCCAGCCCGTGCGGATCACCGTGCACAGTCAGGACGACCAAGGCCGGTACGGCACACCCCGGACCGTGACCGGCCACGTCTTCCACTGGTCGACGGTCACGGCACCGGCCCCCGCCGAACACCCCGGCACGCCCGCGGCCTCCAGCGCCGCACCCTCCGTACACGAGCAGCTGCGCCCGTCCGTGCACGAGCGGCAGCGCCCCGCCGCTCTCCGCGCCCCCGCGGCCGCTCCCAGGAGTCGCGTCGCGGATCTGCGCGCCGACGAGGTCAGCGCCCGTGCCCCGCGTACGGCACAGCCGCTTCCGTCGGTCGTCCCGGAGCACGCCGCTCCCCCGGCCGCGGCCACCCCGCCGGTCACCCGCTCCGTCGGATTCACCTCCGAGGACGGGACCGCGTTCGGCCCCGACGAGGCCGCCCACGTCGACTCCCTTGCCGCCGAGGTGGCGGACGGCGCGGTGCGGAGCGCGGCCGCCGGGCTGCGGCTGCCGGACGTGACGATCACCGGCCACGGCATCGCGTCCGTCGCGGGCCGGCCCCACTTCGGCCGGTCCGTCCGGCTGGGCGCCGAACGCGCCGACGCCGTGGGCGAGTTGTTCGCCCGACGGCTCGACACCCACCTGCGGGCCCTCGGATCACCGCTGACGTCCGACGCGTTGACGATCACGCGCGAGTCACGCGGCTCCGACCTCCCGCACGGCACCGACCCGGCCCGGGACACCCCGGACGCCCGAAGCCGCGCCTTGGTCACCGTGGCCGGTCTGCCGGCCGAACATCCCTCCGTGGCCGCCGACATGACGGCGGGCGACGACCGCACCTCACGCGAGGCCACCGACGCGAACCCTTCCGCGCGGGGCGCGGTACCGCCGATCTCCGGCGAACGGCCGGCCGCCCCGGCCGAGGGGACCGCCCTGTCAGCCGAGAGGCCTGTCACGACGGCGGAACGAACGTCCGTCCCGCGGCAGCGGTCGGCCGCATCGGAGGTGTCGTCGCCCGACCCGCACGCGTCGTCGCCCGCAGCCGTGCCGCGGTCCGCCGCGGAGACCGGGCAGGCTCCCGTCCGCCCCGAGCAGTGGCGCGGCCGACGGGAGCGGGCGGCGTGGGCCGTGCTGCGCACCGAACGGTACGACCCGGCCCGCCGTCCCTGGTCGGACCGGCCGGCTCCGGGGATGCTGGCCGGACGGGACGTCGTGGTCCGGACGGCGATCGCGCGGGTCCAGGCCGACGACGGCCGCTGGGTGCGCAACCTGTCACTCCATCTGCCGGTGCGGTTCGGCGCCGGCTTCGGCGCCGACGACCTGGGCGCCTACCGGAACCGGCTCCAGACGCTGCTCGACACGCATGTCAACGACGGGCTGCGACTGCCCGGTTCCGGCGACCAGGTGCACATCGACGTGGAGGTGGAGCACCGCCCGGACCACCCGGAGGCCATCGAGATCAGCAGGAGCGACCAACCCGTCGGGGACTGGGACCAGTTCACCTTCCCGCTCGGCACCCGGGAGGGGATCGCCGACGACGCGAGGGCCCTCCACGAGATGCTGCACTACGCGGGTCTGCCCGACCGCTACCACGACCCGTCGACCCTCTTCCGCCGGCTGGAGCGGCAGAGCGACCGGCACGGTGTGATGGCGGACATCGACACGATCGAGGTTCCCGAGGCCTACGCCCGGGCCATCGAGGCGGTCACCGATTCCGGTCCTGTCCTGCGCGACCTCCCGAACACCGGCGAGGCCGCGCCCGGCCTGAGCCATGGCGCCGCCCGCGACGCGCTGCTCGCGACGGACGCGGTCCGGACGGGCATGGAACGCCCGCCGGCCGCCGCGCCGTTCGCCGGCCGCGACCACACCGAGGTCGAGAGGCTCGTCCGGAACGTGCTGCACGAGGACACCCGGACGGACCGCGGCCGCAACTGGACGGGCGCGGGACGACCCCGGCTGGACGCCGCCCGCTACGCCGTGGTCCGCGCAGACGGAGTGCAGGAGACGGCGGAACTGCCGGCACACGCGTACGTCGTGACGGCCCGCGCGTCCGAGCGGCACATCACCCTGGAGACACCCGGCGGCACGTTCAGGCTCTCCGATCCCGAGGATTTCGCCGCCCTGCTGGCGAACGATCCGCACCGGCCCTCCCACGCCGACATCGTGCTCGCCGTACGGGGCCTCCCGGAGGGCGCCCTCGGCCTGCCACGGGCGGTCCACGAGGCGACGGGACGAAGGGTCTGGACCCCCGCCGGTGGCACCCTCGCGTTGCGGACCGTGCGGACGACGGCCGGGACGGCGGAGCGCGTCACCCTGTCCGGCGCCGACCCGCACTGGGAGACGACCGGCGAGCCCGATCCGTTCGCCTCCCTGCGGGCGAACCGCCTGGTCACGGACGCCTACACGACCACGGCCCCGCACGAAGCGGTCCTGTTCCAGCGGCTTCCCGCGACCGGCTTCGCAAGATTCCACGCCGCCGACCCGGCCCATGGCGACAGCTCGGCCCTGGTGCTGCCCGTCCAGCAGTTCGAGGAGGTTCGCGTCGGTGCCGGCTCCCGGATCGAGGTGTCCGAGGACCGCACCCTGGCCGTGGACGACAGCGGCAACCTGAGCCGGCACGCGTACGCCACGCAGCGGGCCGTCGACGACGCGAACGTCCGGCTGGCCGCGGCCGGGAGCAAGGTCCGGCTGACCACCGAGCCGGAGGTCACCCTCGTCCCGCGGCGCGAGGACGGATCGCCCGGCGAGCCGTTGCTGCGCATCAGCCCCACGTTCCTGACCCGCTCGGGCCGCTCCGACGAGGAGGCCTGCCGCGACTTCGCGCAGATGGTGTCCGGCGAGGTCCGGGCCTCCCACGCGGTGTTCCGGGTTCCGGGCGCCGGTGTCTCGACGGGCCGGATCAGCGCCCTCGACACGGCGGAGGTCACCGGCACGCACCACCTCGCCCAGTCCCTCCTCCAGGTGGCCGACGGGCATCTCGACCCCGCCGACACCGGACCCGCGTGGGCCTCGGCCCGGCTCGGCGAGGACGACCGGGCGGTCGGCGGCCAGGGCGGGGCGCCGCTGCCCGGCGAGGAGTACGGCCGGGCGCTGAGCTACGAGGAGGTGGACGACCCGCGGCGCGACGCCCTGACGGCGGCCGCGCTGCGGATCGGGATCAACGAGGGCGCCTGGGCGCAGGTGGGCGAGGGCTACCTCGTCCAGTCCGTCAACGCGGCCGGCCCCGCCGGCCATCCGTCCCTCGACGTCAACTACGCCAAGCCGGGCGCTCCGGAAGGCTCGCACTTCGGCTATCACTTCGCCTCGGTCGTCCTGTCCAGCGAGGACGGCAGGTCCCAGCTCACTCTGGAGAACCACGCCCGGGTCAGCAGGACCCGCGCCGAGATGGCGCGGGCGGTCGAGTACAACCTGAGCCAGTCGGCCGACGAACTGCGCTCCGTGGGCGATGCGTTGGCCCGCGGCGTGCGGCGCGCCGAACAGCGCGGGGCGACCGAGGAGGCGGCGCGGCTCACGGCCCGGGTCCGGCTGACCGAGTCGCTGGTGGCCGCGAAGGAGGCGCGCGATCGGGGTGCGCCCGAGGCCGAGCAGGACCAGGCCCTGCGGCAGGCGGCCACCCGCATGCTGAAGATCGCCCCGATGATCGAGGGCAAGGCGCAGTGGTACTTCCGCTCCTACAGCCGCCGCCCCGGCGAGTCCCTGCACGAGACGCAGGGGGCGCTGCTGTCCGACCACGACTCGGCGGAGGCGAACCCGCTGACCCTGGTGGTCCTGCACGGCCACAGCCCGCCGCTGCACCGCTTCATCACCTTCGAGGCGTCGGGCGCGATGGCCGACGGCGGCCAGTTCAAGCTCGGCCAACTCGCCGAGCACCTGGTCCGGGTCGGCCTGTGGAACCGCGACCACGGCCTGCCCCTGCCCGCGGTACGGCTGACCGGTCACGGTGACGGGCACGCCCCTCATCTGGACGTACGACGCACCGGCGAGATGGCCGCTCTCATCCGGGAGGATCTGCGGGCCCGTATCTCGGACCTCCTGCGGGAGCGCGGTGCCCACGCGGACGCTGACGCCTTCTCCATCTCCGTCGCGTCCGGTCTACGGCGTGACGACGGCGTGGACCGCGGCATGGAGGTCACCTTCGAGATCGACCACTGGGAGACAGCGGGCGAGGACGTCTGACGCGGGTGCGCGGTGGGCGGTGCGCCGGCCTGCCCTGTGCGGCCCTGTACGGATTCCCGCCACCGCCGGACCGTACGGCGGCAGGAGGATCGTCCTCGGCATCAGCACCGCGCGCCTCGCCCCCAACTCAGCCCTGCTGACCGGGCCGTGGCCAGGCACGCGAGCGGCGGATCTTTAGACTGTCCGTGGTCGTATGAAGAAGGAGAAACAGCGTGAACACCGAAAAAGTCATGGCTCGACGTCTCACGGTCGAGGAGGTTTCAGAATTGGGTCTCCAGGAGGAGATCTTCGTCTCGGCGGAGCTGGACGACCTTTCTCTCGACTGCCACGCTCCTGCTTTCCTCACGAAGCCCGGAAAGTACTTCGACGGGGGGTCCTTCACAGCAAGGACGGTCTTCGGTAAGGAAGTTCAGATCCTTCCGGACAATGCGGAAGAGCGTGGGATCTGGGTTGCCGACGAGGCAGGGGAAGAGATCGAGGTTCTTCAGAGTGCCGGCGTCCTCCTGAACCTCGCGCTCTTCGTGCCCCAGGGGGACAAGGAAGCTCTGGAGGCGCTCTACACCGCCGCACGAGAGGCGTTCGGCGCGGGAATCGTCCAGCGCTGGAGCGAGGAAGTCGTGGCGGTGCCGGACGTCAAGGTCGACCTGTTCGAAGAGCCGGTCCGAGGGCGCAAGGGCACGAGCGCCCAGAACCGCGACCGCCGCGCCTTGGACATCTACCCGACCCGAGTGCGGTTCATGGAGGCCAGCGCCGGCTGGAAGTTCATAGTCGAACCGCACCACGAGGTCATCGACGACACGCCAACCATCTGAGCCGACAGCGGCACGGACACCGTGCGCCGACGGCCGCGATCTCTCACCGACCGATTTCCGCGCACAGCACGAGCCCATCGGCTCGGGACGGGGCGGGACGCCGGTGCCGGCGACCCGCCCCGCCCGCTCGACCCGCAACTGGTGCGGAGCATTCCGCGCATTGCCCGATCAGGCGTGTGGAGGAGCCCACCACGTGCAGGAGTGGCCGTTCGCGGTGACCGGGCGCCGAAACCCCCACCCTCCGTCGGTCGCCGTGGTCACCGAACCTGCATGGATCACGCCTTTCTTGACCGCCTGCGCTTACGGCCGGCGCGACCGCCACGGTCCGCCCACGGCCGACGGACGGTCGCTGCCGCGGACGGCGGCCCCCCGTCATGAGGGCGTATGCGTCCCGACGTGAGCGGCGGGCGACTGTCCGGCCGATTTTCGCAAGGATCTTGGCGCGCCGACACGGCATGGAAGTGAGCCACCCTCGAAAACCGTTCGGGGTTCCCTCTCGGCCTCTCGGGAAGCCGGAGAGACGAACAAGACGGATGCCTGGTGTGTGCATGCCGGGTGGAGGATCGAGAATCGAGAGGTGACACCCATGACCGCGGTGCTCGTACTGCACAGCGTCAGCCTGATGCGCTCCGCGCTGACGGCACTCCTACGGACTGAACCCACGTTCGACGTGGATGCGGCGGGCTGGATGTCCGCCCGAGAGAACACAAACGGGCTGCACCCCGACGTGTGCCTGGTCGACCTCGACTGTCCCGGCGCGACCTCCTTATTAGAGGGCGGCGCCGGGAACACGGGCGAGCGGGTGCCGGTGCCACGCGCCGGGCTCGTCGTCCTGGCGTCGGCCGGACGACCCGGAGCGCTGCGCAGAGCGTTCGATGCCCAAGCACTGGGGTTCGTGGACAAACACAGCTCCGCGCAACGGTTGATCAAGGGCATCACGGAAGTGGCCGCGGGTCAGCGGTTCGTGGACGCGTCACTGGCCTGTGGGTTCCTCGAAGCTTCCCAAATGCCGCTGACCACGCGCGAACTGAGCGTGCTGGCACGGGCCGCCCAAGGCGAGACGGTGGCGGAGATCGCCCGTCGACTCCATCTGACCAGCGGAACGGTACGGAACTACATGGCCGCGGCGACCCGCAAGGTCGGCGCCCGCAACCGCATCGACGCCATCCGCATCACGCAGGGCGCCGGCTGGGTCTGACGTCGCGGGCCGGGCCGACCGCTGTGACCGCACCCTTCGACGCCGGGGGGTCCTCGTCACGAAGCCCGGGCAGGGACGCCCTCACACCGCGGCCCTCCGATTCCTCGTCTCCGCGGGCGCGGCGCTCCGATGCGCGTCGATCACGCTCCTCCGCAGCGGATGCGGAGTCGTGGTACCAACGGCCGACCAGGTCGCGGTAGAGCTCCGACTCGGCCAGAAGGGCGTCGTGCGGTGCACACAGGGCTCGGTCGCCGTCCAGGACGAGGACTCGGTCGGCCCGCAGAGCGGAGCTGATCCGGTGGGCGACGAGCACGAGGGTGCCGGGGCGCTCGGCGAGGACACGCTCGGTCCGCTCCTCGGTCTCCGGGTCGAGGTGACAGGTGGCCTCGTCCAACAGCAGCAGGGGGGCTGGGGACACATAGGCGCGTCCGACGGCCAGTTGCTGGCACTCCCCCAGTGAGAGGAGACGCGGGTCGACCCTCCCGTGCAGGCCGCCGAGCCGCCGCACCAGGTCTTCCAGACCAAGGAGGCGCGTGGCGCGGTCGAGGTCGGCACGGGAGGCGTCGGGCCGGAAGTACGCGAGGTTCTCGCCGACGGTCCCGCTGAAGACGTACGCCCGCTGCGGCAGGAGTGTTCGGCGCGGCTGCGGCTGCGCCAGCCCGTCGGGACCCGGCGCGGCTCCCGCCACCCGTACCGAACCGGCATCCGGCGTGAGTGTCCCGGCGAGCAGCGAGGTGAGGGTGGACTTGCCGATGCCGCTCGGCCCGACGACCACGAGGTGCTCGCCGTCCTCAACGGTCAGGTCCAGCTCCCGCAGCACAGGGCGGGCTCCGGTGCCGTACGCGAAGGTCACGCCTCGAAGCTCGGCCGCAGGGGTCCGTACGGACCGGCCCGACGTCGCGAGCCGCGCAGGTCGGGGAGTGTCGTCGGGTAGCCGTCCGGACGGATGCGCACGAGGTTCGACTGGAGGCTGGGCCGTCGGGATGTGCGGGATGGGCAGGGCAGGGTAGTCACCCGGGTCGGTGAACCGCTCCAGCACGACCAACAGGCGGGTGCCGGCCGTTCCGACGGCCGTCATCAGGGCGTGCAGGGCGGGCAGGAGTGCCTGGACCAGGTACGTCAGAGCTCCCAGCAGGGCGCCCGCGGTCAGTCCGCCCTTGATGAGAAGAGGAGTCGCGGCGAGAAGTGCGACCAGGGGGAGTCGGCCGGCGACGCCGAGCGCGAACGATCGTACGGCCGCCCAGCGTGCCAGCCTCCGGGACAGCCGTTCCTCGACGTCGATCAGCCTGCCGATCTCAGCGGCAATCCGGGTTCTGGCCCCGCACGCCGCCACGTCGCGCAGGCCGGCGGCCGCCTGCCCGGACAGGGCGGACAGTGCCTCGTCGGCGTCCAGATAGGCACGCTGTGCGGCCGCCATGGGAGGAAAGGTCGACAGGAAGAGGACGAGTCCGGCCAGCAGCGGCGGCAGTACGACGATCAGCAGCGCCGGGTCGAGCGAGGCCATGCCGAGCAGCGCGCCTGCCGTGGTGAAGACGAACGAGCGGGCGGTCAGGACCAGGCCGGCGAAGCTGTCGCGGGCGATCTCGGTCTGGTGCGTGAGTCGGGACACGGCCGCGGTCGGGTCGGCTCGTGCCGGCTCGGCGAGGGCGGCGCCGAGCGCCTGGTCCACCGCCCGGCGCATCAGACCGTCGCGGAACGGTTCGACCAGGTCGGCCAGTCCTCGGAAGACCTGCCGGACGGCGAAACCGCCGAGCAGCGTGGCGCCGGCAGCGACGCAGAGCCAGAGCAGGCCGGTGCCGGTACGGCCGGCGAGGAAGCCGTCATCGAGCGAGCGGGCGACGCCGTAGCCACCGAGGAACGTCTGAGCGCTCTCCAGGAGGGACCAGCCGGACAATGCGAACAGGACAGGTCGGTGCCGGCGCAGGAATCGTCGGCCGTCCGGCAACACCTTTGCCAGGGAGCCACGTTCATCGCTCCTGATCGACTTCGGGTCGTCCGGGGCTCGGCGTGTCGACGGTCGGGTCGTGTGCCGGGGCGAGGAGCCGCCGATGGCTGCCGGGCGGGCTTCGTTCATCAGGCCTCCTCCCCCGCTGCCGGGTGTCCGGAAGTGGCACCGGGTGGCGCACCGCTGTCCGGGGCCGTTCGAGAGGTGCCCGGACGGTCCGGTCCGGCCTCCGCCGTGGCGGTGAAGACGGCGCGGTAGTCCGGCATCCGCCACAGCACGTCGTGCGGGGCCATCCCGCGGATGCGGCCCTTCTCCAGCCAGAGCACCAGATCGGCACCGGCCGCCGTCGACAGTCGATGGGCGACCAGCAGCCGGGTGCCGGCACGGACGTCCTGGGCGAGCGCGCGCTCCACCTCCCGCTGGGTGACGGTGTCCAGGCCGGACATCGCGTCGTCCAGCACGAGCAGCCGTCCGGCGTGCGCGAACGCCCGGGCCAGCCCCAGGCGCTGGCGCTCACCTCCGGACAACGGTGCGTACGTGAGCGGGGTGTCGTATCCCTGCGGAAGACGCGTCACGAAGGTGTCCGCTCCAGCCGCACGGGCGGCGGCGCGTACGGCCGCGGGGGGCGGTGCGACGGCGCCGAACGCGATGGCGTCGGCGACCGTGGTTCCGAAAAGGGCGGGCTGTGCGAAGGCGTGAACCACCTCCGTGCGCAGGTCCTCCTCGGTGAGCCGGTCGAGCGGGACGCCGTCCAGACGCACGCTGCCCTCGTCGGGGTCGGCCAGTCGGCCCGCCACCGCGGCGAGGGCGGACGTGCCCGAACCGGAGCGGCCCACGACGGCCACCGTGGTCCCGCCGGGCACGGTGACGGTGACGTCGTCAAGGACACGGGCGCCGTCGCGCACGACACCGACACCGCGCAGCTCCAACGTCCCCGGTCCGCCTGCCGGCAGGGTCGACGGACCGTGCGCGACCGGGGCCAGGAGGGCAGGTTCGACCGTGCGGCGAGCGGCCGCCCTTCCCTTCACGAGGGACCCGACCACCCCGGCCACCGCCCCGGCGCCCGCTGCCAGCGCCGCGTACCGGGAGGCGGCGACCAGGTCACCGACGCTCAGGTGTCCGGCGGCGAGCCGCAGGCCTCCCACACCGAGCACGAGACAGACGAGCAGCGGCATCAGCACTCCGCTGTGCGCGACGGCACGCCCGTAGACCCGCCACATGGCGCGGCCCTCGGTGGCGAGGCGTGGCAGGTCCGCGAGCACGCGCCGTCGTTCCCGACGCGCGGTGCCCGCCGCGGCGACGGTCTGGGCTCCGCCCAGCACTTCGGCGAGCCGATCGGCGATCTCCGCCTGGACCTCCTGATACCGGCCGACGGCCACGGACGAGGTACGGGCGAACGTCCGCAGGAGCAGCACCAGCAGGGGGACCCCCAGCAGAAAGGCCGCGGCGGTCCACACGTCGATGACGGCCAGGGCGATAAGGGCACCGAGAGGCGGGAGCAGAGCCGCCAGCGCTCCCGCCGAGGCGGCGGGGACGGTGCCCGCCTCGGTGGCGTTGGCGGTGAGCCGGGTGGCCAGATCACCCGGCGCGAAGGATGCGGTGGCGCGGTTCGGGTCGGCGCGCAGGAGCCGGTCGAGTGTCCGGGTGCGCAGCCATGAGGTGGAGCGCGCGTTGACGGTTCCGACGAGCAGGGCGTCCGCGGAGTCGAGCAGGATCTCCGCGACGACGAGCGCTGCGCACGCGAGGGTCCATGGGGTGGCGCCCGGCGACCGGGAGAGGAGCAGGTCCAGAGCGTGCCCGAGGACCGCGGGTTCAGCCAGCGAGACGAGCGCGGAGGTGACGGAGCAGAGGAGGATCGCGAGGCTGTGTCCGCTGCTGTGGCGAAGTGCCTGGCGCAGTACGCCGTCACAGGCGGCACGGACCTCCGAGTCTTCCTCTGCGTCGCTCCCGGCGATGGACGGGGTGGCCGGTGGGCCCGAGAGGTCCGGGCGATCCGGGAGATCCGGGAGATCCGGGGCGGAGGTCATCGTGGAGGTCTCCTCCCCGGGAACGGCTGGGATGCGTGGTGTGGAGGCCGATGTCGGACTCGGGTCGATGACCTGTCTTCGCCGGTCTCAGCGGGCTTCGGTCTCAGCGGACGTCGGGCGTGGGCGTCGCCGGGCAGACCGGCCGGTGTGTCAGTTGCAGGTGGTGACGGACAGGCTGCTGTCGCCGCAGAGCAGCAGGCTCGCGCGGCTGCCGGTGGCGACGTCGCCGGTGGCCTCTTCCTTCGGGGTCTCCATCGACTGCAGGTCGAGAAGCGTCATCGTCTTTCCTTTCGATCGGGGACTGTGAGCGGTTCGTACGTCCTGCGGGTGGTGCACTTCACGATCCCTGTACGGGACCGGCTTGTGGGTTCCGCCGGGGCGGCGGGAGGAAGGGCAGATGCACGTCTCCGCCGGAGGCGGCGCTGCCGAGGGCGAGGAGGCAACCGGCGGTGCCGGTGGCGAGGTCCATGGAAAGCCGCATCATCTGCTCGCCGGGAAAGGCCAGATGGCCTTCGTAGGGGACGGCGTGCCGGGTCAGGGCGTCGATCTGTCGGCGGACGTCCCCCGGCGTGGTGCCGGGGCCGGGAGCGGTGGTCCGGCTGAGGTGCAGCACCATGCCGGCGGCGCCGCGGAAGAGGCCGGGTTGGGCGTAGAAGGTGGCCTGTGCGGCCCGTACGATCTCGCGGCGCGCTCTCTCGAGGTCCTCGTCCGCCCGGTGGGCGAGGTAGTCGTCGAGCACCATGCCGATGCCGACACTGCCGGCGCCGAGGTACGGCATGGTCCGCCAGCCCTCGTCGACCTGGAGTGTTCCGGAGGCGCTGCGGACACACCGGGCGAGGTCTTGCCGGAGCGCGTCGCCTGCCCGGTCGAGCAGCGTGGTGTCACCGGTGCGTTCGTAGAGGCGGACGAAGAGGAGGGCCGGTCCGGACGCCCCGTACAGGAGTCCGGCGCGGGTGATGCCGGGAACGGCCTCGGCGACCAGTTCGGCGCAGCGCCGAGCCGCTTCGTGCAGGGCCGGTGTTCCGGTCGTGGTCGCGAGGGAGTCCAGGGCGAGTCCGACGCCGGCGAGGCCGCCGTGGAGATCGGGGGCGATGCCCTCCCAGGGTCGGGCTTGGGCCGACTCGGCGAGTTCCAGGGCTCGTTCGGGGTGGCCGAGGCGGTCCAGTGTCCAGGCGATGCCGGTCAGTCCGTCGTAGAAGCCGATCGGGGTGCCGGACTCCGGTGCCTTGGTGTGGCGCAGAAGCCACTCCTCCGCCTCGGTGTGCGGATCCGCGCCGGTCTCGGCGAGGGCGTACAGGACACCGGCGGTGCCGTACCCGAAGGTCGCTCCGCCGCCGGTGGTGGCGAACTGGGCGATGTCGCCGGGGAAGAACCGGTCGTCGCGCTCCGGGGTGGCGGAGGCCAGGAGGGCGCGGACCATCGAGTCGCGGCTGCGTGGCCAGTCGCCTGGTTCGACGGGCAGGTACGGTCCGGCAGCGGGTCGGGCGGTGCCGCGGGTGATCTCCTCGACCGCCTCGTCCAGGAAGCGTCGGTCGACGGGGAACTGTTCGGCGGCGATGTCCGCCAGGTGTCGGGCTTTGGCCCTGTCGAGGGGAAGCAGACTGGTGAGCGGCAGGAACAGGGCGAGCCGCAGGCAGGCCAGGGCGTACCGGTCCACGTCGCGTCCTCGCCGGTCGGCGGGGGCGACGAAGCCGGGGTTCGCGACGGTCTGGCGTCGGCCCTCGTCGATGGGGGCCGCGGCCTCGAAGTCGATGAGTGTCACGGACTGTTCGTCGTCGGAGACCATGATGTTGAAGAGATGCAGGTCGTTGAAGACGACTCCGCGAGCGTGCACCGCGTGCACCGCGTCCTCGACCAGCCGGTGGATACGCAGGGCCCAGGCGGTGTATTCGGCGAGCGCCTCGGGGCCGGGGTCGGACTCGATGAGGGGGTGACGGCGGGCGAAGAAGGTGTTGAGCGGTCTGCCCTCCACGAACTCCATCGCCA
The window above is part of the Streptomyces sp. NBC_01428 genome. Proteins encoded here:
- a CDS encoding response regulator transcription factor, with protein sequence MTAVLVLHSVSLMRSALTALLRTEPTFDVDAAGWMSARENTNGLHPDVCLVDLDCPGATSLLEGGAGNTGERVPVPRAGLVVLASAGRPGALRRAFDAQALGFVDKHSSAQRLIKGITEVAAGQRFVDASLACGFLEASQMPLTTRELSVLARAAQGETVAEIARRLHLTSGTVRNYMAAATRKVGARNRIDAIRITQGAGWV
- a CDS encoding ABC transporter ATP-binding protein, whose amino-acid sequence is MTSAPDLPDLPDRPDLSGPPATPSIAGSDAEEDSEVRAACDGVLRQALRHSSGHSLAILLCSVTSALVSLAEPAVLGHALDLLLSRSPGATPWTLACAALVVAEILLDSADALLVGTVNARSTSWLRTRTLDRLLRADPNRATASFAPGDLATRLTANATEAGTVPAASAGALAALLPPLGALIALAVIDVWTAAAFLLGVPLLVLLLRTFARTSSVAVGRYQEVQAEIADRLAEVLGGAQTVAAAGTARRERRRVLADLPRLATEGRAMWRVYGRAVAHSGVLMPLLVCLVLGVGGLRLAAGHLSVGDLVAASRYAALAAGAGAVAGVVGSLVKGRAAARRTVEPALLAPVAHGPSTLPAGGPGTLELRGVGVVRDGARVLDDVTVTVPGGTTVAVVGRSGSGTSALAAVAGRLADPDEGSVRLDGVPLDRLTEEDLRTEVVHAFAQPALFGTTVADAIAFGAVAPPPAAVRAAARAAGADTFVTRLPQGYDTPLTYAPLSGGERQRLGLARAFAHAGRLLVLDDAMSGLDTVTQREVERALAQDVRAGTRLLVAHRLSTAAGADLVLWLEKGRIRGMAPHDVLWRMPDYRAVFTATAEAGPDRPGTSRTAPDSGAPPGATSGHPAAGEEA
- the ramS gene encoding mycelium formation morphogenetic lantipeptide SapB, encoding MTLLDLQSMETPKEEATGDVATGSRASLLLCGDSSLSVTTCN
- a CDS encoding ATP-binding cassette domain-containing protein, with amino-acid sequence MNEARPAAIGGSSPRHTTRPSTRRAPDDPKSIRSDERGSLAKVLPDGRRFLRRHRPVLFALSGWSLLESAQTFLGGYGVARSLDDGFLAGRTGTGLLWLCVAAGATLLGGFAVRQVFRGLADLVEPFRDGLMRRAVDQALGAALAEPARADPTAAVSRLTHQTEIARDSFAGLVLTARSFVFTTAGALLGMASLDPALLIVVLPPLLAGLVLFLSTFPPMAAAQRAYLDADEALSALSGQAAAGLRDVAACGARTRIAAEIGRLIDVEERLSRRLARWAAVRSFALGVAGRLPLVALLAATPLLIKGGLTAGALLGALTYLVQALLPALHALMTAVGTAGTRLLVVLERFTDPGDYPALPIPHIPTAQPPVEPRAHPSGRLPDDTPRPARLATSGRSVRTPAAELRGVTFAYGTGARPVLRELDLTVEDGEHLVVVGPSGIGKSTLTSLLAGTLTPDAGSVRVAGAAPGPDGLAQPQPRRTLLPQRAYVFSGTVGENLAYFRPDASRADLDRATRLLGLEDLVRRLGGLHGRVDPRLLSLGECQQLAVGRAYVSPAPLLLLDEATCHLDPETEERTERVLAERPGTLVLVAHRISSALRADRVLVLDGDRALCAPHDALLAESELYRDLVGRWYHDSASAAEERDRRASERRARGDEESEGRGVRASLPGLRDEDPPASKGAVTAVGPARDVRPSRRPA
- the lanKC gene encoding class III lanthionine synthetase LanKC, yielding MIKGYAAFCDADPHFYDAPHRMNTGPAGAADRRGEQYELALAPVPEGWQRHRVGDWLALRPVDCQLPEQGWKIHVSACLGNAESVLARVSTYCQEQRVAYKFVPSRYLLHHRNAKYADRAASGKFITVYPSDDERCHHVAEDLAALLDGEPAPYILSDLRWGSGPVHLRYGSFTRRHCYDEEGEQRPAVRRPDGCLVPDLRGPAFRIPDWIEPPAFLAPHLEARAAVTVGELPYAVESALHFSNGGGVYVGRDRATGEKVVLKEARPHAGLAADGADAVARLRREQEALERLSGLGCTPEVRGTFSVGDHQFLAMEFVEGRPLNTFFARRHPLIESDPGPEALAEYTAWALRIHRLVEDAVHAVHARGVVFNDLHLFNIMVSDDEQSVTLIDFEAAAPIDEGRRQTVANPGFVAPADRRGRDVDRYALACLRLALFLPLTSLLPLDRAKARHLADIAAEQFPVDRRFLDEAVEEITRGTARPAAGPYLPVEPGDWPRSRDSMVRALLASATPERDDRFFPGDIAQFATTGGGATFGYGTAGVLYALAETGADPHTEAEEWLLRHTKAPESGTPIGFYDGLTGIAWTLDRLGHPERALELAESAQARPWEGIAPDLHGGLAGVGLALDSLATTTGTPALHEAARRCAELVAEAVPGITRAGLLYGASGPALLFVRLYERTGDTTLLDRAGDALRQDLARCVRSASGTLQVDEGWRTMPYLGAGSVGIGMVLDDYLAHRADEDLERARREIVRAAQATFYAQPGLFRGAAGMVLHLSRTTAPGPGTTPGDVRRQIDALTRHAVPYEGHLAFPGEQMMRLSMDLATGTAGCLLALGSAASGGDVHLPFLPPPRRNPQAGPVQGS